The nucleotide sequence GAGAAAAAGGAGAATAAATATCAAACTACGGAAAAAGTCAATGGAAAATTAATTGTCAAGGGAGTTTTTGAGAAAGGGAATAAGAGCATTGAGATTTACGGAATGAAGTTCATGAGTGCCGCATGGTTTGAGAGAAATAAGCTCGGCGATTATTTCAAACCGAGTGGAGATGCCATATTGATGCTCCATCAAGGAATAAAGGAGATGATGGACAAGCTTTATCTTGAAACCCAGAGAGATTACTTTGAGATAAGCCTTGAAGACTTGCCAGATGGATTTCTCTATTACGCAATGGGTCATATACACAAGAGGTGGCAGACGAGCAAGGCTCTTGGGATCGTAGCTTATCCCGGTTCACTGCAAAGGTGGGACTTTGGGGATTATGAGGTAAGATATAGATGGGATGGAAATAAGTTCTTGCCTCAAGCTGGAGAAGATAAGGGTTTTTTGATAGTTGAAGACTTTAAGCCCCAGTTCATTAAATTAGATGTCAGACCTTTCTATGATATCAGGATAAAGGCAAATGAAAGTGTTGCAAGAAGGGAACTAAAAAGGTTAGTGGCAAAGATACCGAGTGAGGCATTCTTAAGAGTTCATATTGAATGGGAAAAGCCTTTTGACGTTTCTTTCCTTCATGATGTTTTCAATGTTAAATATCTTTACATAAGGACAAAGTTCGGTAAAGTTTCTCTCTTGAAGGCAAAAGGGACAACTGCAAGCGAGTTTTTTACACCTATGGAACTTAAGGTAATTGAGAGAGTTGGAGAGAAGGACTTTGAGGAGTTTGATGAGATAATAAAGCTCATTTTAGAAGGCATGAATGATTCTATTAATGCTGTTGAGAAAGTCGTTGAGAAGGAAAAGACAGAAGAAAAGCTCCAAAAGACAGAGCTACAAGTGGAAAGAGAGGTAAAGGTTCAAAAAACTGAGAAAAAAGTGAAAAAAGTTCCTCCAAAGAAGAAATCTGACATTTTGGCTTGGTTGAAGGGGTGAGAAAATGAGAATTGAAAAAATCATTGTGAGGGACTTTCGCTCTCATGAATTTACTAAAGTAACTTTTACGTCTGGAATAAATCTGATAATAGGTCAAAACGGTTCTGGAAAAAGCTCTCTGCTTGATGCAATTCTCATCGGCTTATACTGGCCTACAAAACCAAAAGACCTCAAAAAAGACAGCTTTCTTCGTGTTAATGGAAAAAGCACAGAGATAACGATATTCTTCGAAAAAGATGGAGTGAAATATCAAGTTCACCGCAACATAACGAGAAGTATTGCCTTTGCTAAGTACTACGACGGCACTTGGCACTATGTAACCGAGGCTAATCAAAAAGCTGTGAGAGACTGGATGGAAAAGCTTATTCCTTATGACATTTTTGTCAATGCAATTTACATAAGACAGGGGGAAATTGATGCAATACTCGAGAGTGATGAAAGTAGAGAAAAAGTTGTGAGAAAAGTATTAGGCCTTGATAAATACGAAAACGCATATAAAAATCTCCTCGAGGTCAGAAAAGTAATAGACTCCAAAATTAAAGGGATTGAGGAATATCTGAACGCAATGAAGAACATAGATGATATGATTAAAGAGGCTGAGAAAGAACTAAGTAGTGTTATTAAGCAGATAAATGAGCTTTCTCCTCAAATTCCAAAACTTAGAAGGGAAGTTG is from Thermococcus paralvinellae and encodes:
- the mre11 gene encoding DNA double-strand break repair protein Mre11, with translation MTFKFAHIADVHLGFEQYRLPYRAEEFREAFETAIKKAVEEKVDFILIAGDLFHRSNPSPQTIKDAIDILSIPKEANIPVFAVEGNHDRTQKRISAYHLLESLGLIYLLGFSEEKKENKYQTTEKVNGKLIVKGVFEKGNKSIEIYGMKFMSAAWFERNKLGDYFKPSGDAILMLHQGIKEMMDKLYLETQRDYFEISLEDLPDGFLYYAMGHIHKRWQTSKALGIVAYPGSLQRWDFGDYEVRYRWDGNKFLPQAGEDKGFLIVEDFKPQFIKLDVRPFYDIRIKANESVARRELKRLVAKIPSEAFLRVHIEWEKPFDVSFLHDVFNVKYLYIRTKFGKVSLLKAKGTTASEFFTPMELKVIERVGEKDFEEFDEIIKLILEGMNDSINAVEKVVEKEKTEEKLQKTELQVEREVKVQKTEKKVKKVPPKKKSDILAWLKG